GAAAACGCATAGTGGTACAAAAGCAAGAATACGTGTAACCAAGAACGGCAAAGTTATGCGTCGCCACTCAACCGGAAACCACTTTCTACAGAAGAAGAGTGCCGCTAGAAAACGTCGTTTTGCTGGCGTAGAGCAACTTATCGGCACACAAGCCAAGAATATTAAGAAAAGACTGGGAGTTTAGAAGATGCGCGTTAAAAGAGGCGTTACTACAAACCGTAAGCATAAAAAGATCCGCCAAGCAACAAAGGGCATGTCACGTACAAACCGCGTAAGTGTTCGTCGCGGTAAACAAGCTATTACCCGCTCATTGCATAACGCTTACCGAGATCGCCGTAATCGCAAACGTACTTTCCGTCAATTATGGAATATACGCATTAACGCAGCTGCACGAGAGAACAGCACAACCTACAGCCGGTTAATCGCCGGTATGAAAAAGGCTGACGTGAACATCGACCGCAAGATGTTAGCTGAGCTTGCTGTAAACGAGCCTAAAGCTTTCACTGAAGTCGTCAAAACGGCACAGAAGTAATCTTCCGCCCTTAAAATATTTAAAAAACCGCTCAACAGGGAGCGGTTTTTTAAGTGTCAGCCCAGTAGTAGACTTTTGAGTTAGCGCGCTTTCGATGCAAACCTATTAGATTTCAGTTTTGCTGAAATCCTTCTCAAAAGCTCACTACTGGGTCAGATTATCTATAAGCCGGGTTCTGTTCACCCCGCACCTTTTCGTGGCGACTTATCAATCTGGTTGCAGACTGTTTCGCCCAGAAAAGGTGCGGGGGAGCCAATCATCTATCTAGCTCTAGGATTGTTCCTAGAATCGAGCGGATCTTATGATGCATCTTCGGCGGGGAACCGTATGAAGACACACCTCCTTGCAGCAGACAGGGTTTACCATTTTCCATCGTCACCGACAGGAACTGTGGGCTCTTACCCCACTCGTTTCACCTTTACCCCGCACCACTTCAAGGTGCTAAACAATCTGGTTGCAAACTGTATCGCCCTGAAGTGGTGCGGGGTAGTTTCGTTTCTGTGGCACTTTCCCTAGGGTTGCCCCCGGTCGCCGTTAGCGACTGTCTTCCCCTTCGCTGCCCGGACTTTCCTCCCCCTCACCAGCTTTCAGGAGAACAAGCCTTGGCTTGCTTCTGCCTGGAAAGTGGTGAGGGGGCGATCGGCCGATAGTCTGACCTTTTTATTATATCATCTACTTCTTAGATTCAGCGTCGAGAACCTCATTCACTTCAGAATCTGCTAACTTATTTAGCTTACGAGGTACATGTGTAAAAGTAACGCTTTTAAACTGTTCAACCAGCTTTTTTATCGCTTCGTGAATTGGCCATAAGTCCCGGTTTTTAACCTTAAAAATACCCTTCATCTGATTAACAACAAGCATGCTGTCCATATAGGCGTCAATTTCTTGAGCCCCAAGTTTTAGCGCTTCTTCAAGCCCCAGTTTAAGAGACTGATATTCCGCTTGATTGTTGGTAGTTATGCCAAGATATTCACCACTTTTCTTTATGACCGTATCGTCTAAATCAAGTAGTACATAACCGGATGCTGATGGGCCAGGATTCCCGCGAGAACCACCATCAGAATACATTTTTATGTGCTTATGCGTCTTGGGTTTACTGGAACTTTTTTTGCCCCCATCAGCCACCAAGTCAATGGCTTTGGCTAGACTTTTATCTTTATCTGTCACCTTACCTTCGGCCTCGTGGGTACTAAGCCAAATTTTCACCTTATTCCACTCATTCTCCCATCTTGGATGGTGTTGCTGTTTTTCTGCCTCTTCTGCTACCGCCTGCATAAAACTAAAAGCTTCGTTAAAATCTTTAAACTTAAACTCTTTATATAGCTGGTTGTTTGTTTCTTGCCATTTCATCTACCTACATTCTAACAGATTACTGACTGACAGAAGCTACGTTCTGCAACAAGCAGCATGTCCTTACGTTTAAGACGATTTAGTTACAACTGTCTGCTAAAATACAGGGGTAATCTATATCGGGGTGTGGCCCCGCCTGTCTGTCTGACAAGACGGGCTGGGTAGTTGGTAGCGCGTACGGCTGGGGTGAGCACTGCCAGTGGCAGTGTGCAAGTAAATCTTCTCTTGGAAATTTATTTCCAAAGACGAAGTTTCGGGGTCGCTGGAGGCGACCGTAAGGGTTTCACGGCCTTTTATAGTTTAAGTTATACTAGCATTTGTTGTCGGGGTGTGGCGCAGTTGGTAGCGCGTACGGCTGGGGGCCGTGAGGTCGCAGGTTCAAGTCCTGTCACCCCGACCACGTCAGAAATAACTACAACCTCGCCTGAAATTTTGGCAATCAAGTGACCAAAATTTGGCGAGATTTTTGTTTTTCTTCCTCTTCCGATTCACGAATCCTCTCGTGAATCGGGGCGGAAACCATATCCAGGTTTTTCCTGGGCTTTTTCTATTGGTGACTGATTTGAACCTGCGTCGCCAGGTTAGTCAGGCGCGGAAGCCCTGGCGCTCTGTCCTGTCACTCAACCATATAAACAGCCTGTAATAGAAAAACGTCCAAATCTTGCTGTTTGGACGTTTTTCTTATGAGCTGAGGCCAGTATGACAACCTGGTAGTAATCCCCAGGTGGGTACCCGCACGATGCCACCACGGTGACACACGAATATTGAGTTCCCTAATGATAAGTAATCAGATTATCATTTCGCTGGCGTTCTCAGCCGTAAGCTCCATTATAAATTACCTACGCGCCGAGTAAAAGCCTATAAATCGTATCGATCCACGTACCCAAAAGCGGCGCGATATACGGAAAGCCCAGGAAAAAGAATATAAAAAATCCGAATAGCCCGAATGACTCAATCTGAGTCATAAATTTTTGCACTGGTTCTGGCGCAACGGCGTACAATGCTCTCGACCCATCAAGTGGTGGAAACGGAATCATATTAAATACAAAGAAACCGATGTTTACGATAATAAATGTCAGAAGTCCCATCAATAATATCTCTGGCAGCATCGGCCCAACAGCACGAAAGATAAACGCCGCAGCTATAGCAAGCACCAGATTCGTCAATGGTCCTGCTATAGCAACCAGTGCTGCGCCATACTCTTCAAATCGTACTCGAAACGGGTTAAATGGAACTGGCTTAGCCGCACCTAAAACCGGCGCACCCATCAACGCTAAAAGTACTGGCATGCCAATTGTTAAAAACGGATCTATATGCTTGAGCGGATTTAGGGTTAATCTACCCTGTAAATAAGCCGTGTCATCACCCAGCCAATGTGCTGTAAATGCGTGCATTGCTTCATGCAATGTCAATGAAACCAGTATTGTGCCAATAATAACGGCTATGCCAGCCGGACTGCTAATAAATTCAACCATACCATGACAGTATACCAACCGTTGACTTATAAGAGAAAAACAGATACAATTGCCAATCGAATATTCCGTTATTGAAACGAACGGGCAACAAAGGAACAGAAGGATAAACCCATGCAACGATGTGAATTAACCGGTAAAGGTAAGCAGTTTGGTCATAACGTTAGCTTTTCGCAACGTCATACCAAGAAAGTCTGGAAACCAAATCTCCAAACTAAGACTGTTGAAGTTGATGGCAAAAAAGTCAAAATGAAGCTTAGTACTCAAGCTATCAGAACACTAAAGAAACAAGGTGTCATAGCAAAATAGTAAAAGCCCTAGAAACCTAGGGCTTTTTAAATTATTGCTTACTGTATAGAGTAACTATCGTCGATTTAATACAGCAAGCTGCACAGTATCTGTAAACTCACTGGTTTTCAGCTTTAGAGTGTCGACTGGCTCATTAGGCTCCATAGAAAGGCCTTTAATAGCTTCTTCAAGCTCAACTTGAGGTACTGGGTAGTCTATTGCTTTATCAGCATAATGGGTAGGTATTACAAGCTTAGGGCTAATTTTTTTAATAACTTTAACAGCACCAATAGGATCAAGTGTATAGCCAGCACCCCCGACCGGCACAATAGCAACATCTACCGTACCCAGCGTTTCTAATTGATCTTCACTCAAATCAGGGTGTACATGCCCAACAACCGCAATTCTTATATCGCCGATGATTATTTTGTATATGGTTGCATTGCGTTGACCTTCTTCGTCAATGTGCGCTCGCGCAGCAATGCCCCGAATAGAGACACCTGATGCTTCGTATTCACCGGGGGTATCAATCTCTAACTTCGCCACTTTACTAGGTGCATGAACAGTAGTGAACAATGCAATATCATCTGATTTGGTAACGCTTTTTAAGCCCAGCTCTGCGAGATTATCATCAACGATGACCGATGATTTTTTAGTTGATAAGCGAACACAGTTTGCACCATAATATTGAATATCCATGTTAATTTACTCCTTACTTTTTTTGCTTTTAGGTTCTTTAGGTGTAAGCATGTTGTGTCTATCTAGTACAACCTGGTGCTTTGACCCTAGTAGGGTTGTTAAAAATCTATCATTTATTTGCCGACGGTATTGGAATTCACTTTTTGGCATAACGGTATAGTTCAGTTCCTTGCCTTCTTTGTTTTCAAGTTCGGCTATAAACTTGTTGAGTTTCGTTTGATTTACATCACCAACTAATAGCAAATCCACACCACTCAACTGATCACGCGTAAATTGCCCTGTGTATATTACCAAATCAACGTTCCCAAGTGTCTTATATGCCTGAGCCTCATCGCTTTCTTCAGGCTTGTCTTCATTGACTACACCATCATTACTGCCACCAAAAATTTTAGACAACGACTTATGGTGCTCGAAATCTTGGTTTACCTCATAATAAAGCCGATTGTTGTTAGTATCCGAAGATATGATGCCGATGCTTAACAGATTAGAAAGCTCGCGGCGTACAGAGTTTATTTGTTCGTCGATTTTGCGAGTAATTTCCCGTACATAGAATGACCGATTTGGATTACTATAAAAAAGCTGCAACAGCTTTACCCGTGTCTTTGACCCAAACAATTGCTCAATCATGTGTTCATTGTAACAGACAATGATTGGCTTATGCAGGTGTTTTGTTCAAAAACGTTGTGACAATATCTACACCAGAACTGGGGTCGTGTATCCAGTGAATACTTTTGTTACGCTTGAACCATGTGTTCTGCCGCTTGGCTAGTTGGAGGGTATCTTTTACGATTCTCATCTTGGTATCCGCCAAACTTTGGTTGTCGCAAAAGTACTCACGCCACTCCTGGTACCCAATTCCCTTCAGAGCCTCGCACTCCCAGCCGTATTTTTTGGACAACTCCCTCACCTCTGGCTCAAGCCCTGCTTCAATCATCGCATCAACGCGGGCTGTTATTCTTTTTCGGAGCATTTCATGGGGCAATTTTACGCCAAGTATCAGCGTGTTCGATCGTATGTCGTGTCTTGTTGGTTTTGCACCGCCGGTCTCTAGCAGACGTATCAAGCGACGTTTATTTTGGGTGTCGATTCCATCAGTGTCTAAGCCTTTGGATTCTATGCGTCTTAGCAATTCCTTAAGGCTAAGAGCATTGAGCTCTTGCCGAGCCTCCCTGTCGCCTTCTGGTAAAAAGCCGTAGTCAAAAAGAACGCCATCTACATATAGCCCTGTACCGCCTACCATAATTGGCAGTTTACCCCTGGATCCTATGTCTTCAATAGCCTCGAGTGCTAAATCTTTAAACACTGCTGCAGTAAAGTCATCGCACGGATTCACAATATCTAGTAAGTGATGTTTGACTTGTGACTGCTCTTCTTGGCTTGGCTTGGCGGTACCAATGTTCACTTCTCGCCTCACAGTCCAGGAATCTGCTGCGATGATTTCGCCACCAAACTTCTTGGCGAGTTCAATAGCCAGCGCCGACTTACCGCTGGCAGTAGGCCCGACAATTACAACAAGTGGTAATTTGGAGGTTGGAGGTTGGAGGATGGAGGATGGATTTTTGCTATCTTGTTGCTTAGGTCTCCATAAAAGCCTTTCTACATCCACCCGGTAATTTTCATCAACTGCAATACCCTCAGCTTCAAGCACCTGCTTATGCCCAGATTTGCCACCCGGATAACCATTGGCCAGACCGCCACTCTTGTTGACCACCCGCTGCCATGGCAAATCCGGATTGCCAAAGTGCGCAATACCGCCGACAATCCTAGCTGCCCGGGCATTCCCAGCCAGTGCCGCAATCTGCCCGTATGTCATCACCCGCCCTTTAGGAA
This portion of the Candidatus Saccharibacteria bacterium genome encodes:
- the rpmI gene encoding 50S ribosomal protein L35 — its product is MPKQKTHSGTKARIRVTKNGKVMRRHSTGNHFLQKKSAARKRRFAGVEQLIGTQAKNIKKRLGV
- the rplT gene encoding 50S ribosomal protein L20, which codes for MRVKRGVTTNRKHKKIRQATKGMSRTNRVSVRRGKQAITRSLHNAYRDRRNRKRTFRQLWNIRINAAARENSTTYSRLIAGMKKADVNIDRKMLAELAVNEPKAFTEVVKTAQK
- a CDS encoding 4a-hydroxytetrahydrobiopterin dehydratase, whose product is MKWQETNNQLYKEFKFKDFNEAFSFMQAVAEEAEKQQHHPRWENEWNKVKIWLSTHEAEGKVTDKDKSLAKAIDLVADGGKKSSSKPKTHKHIKMYSDGGSRGNPGPSASGYVLLDLDDTVIKKSGEYLGITTNNQAEYQSLKLGLEEALKLGAQEIDAYMDSMLVVNQMKGIFKVKNRDLWPIHEAIKKLVEQFKSVTFTHVPRKLNKLADSEVNEVLDAESKK
- a CDS encoding site-2 protease family protein; the encoded protein is MVEFISSPAGIAVIIGTILVSLTLHEAMHAFTAHWLGDDTAYLQGRLTLNPLKHIDPFLTIGMPVLLALMGAPVLGAAKPVPFNPFRVRFEEYGAALVAIAGPLTNLVLAIAAAFIFRAVGPMLPEILLMGLLTFIIVNIGFFVFNMIPFPPLDGSRALYAVAPEPVQKFMTQIESFGLFGFFIFFFLGFPYIAPLLGTWIDTIYRLLLGA
- the rpmB gene encoding 50S ribosomal protein L28 — its product is MQRCELTGKGKQFGHNVSFSQRHTKKVWKPNLQTKTVEVDGKKVKMKLSTQAIRTLKKQGVIAK
- a CDS encoding MBL fold metallo-hydrolase, with amino-acid sequence MDIQYYGANCVRLSTKKSSVIVDDNLAELGLKSVTKSDDIALFTTVHAPSKVAKLEIDTPGEYEASGVSIRGIAARAHIDEEGQRNATIYKIIIGDIRIAVVGHVHPDLSEDQLETLGTVDVAIVPVGGAGYTLDPIGAVKVIKKISPKLVIPTHYADKAIDYPVPQVELEEAIKGLSMEPNEPVDTLKLKTSEFTDTVQLAVLNRR
- a CDS encoding transcriptional regulator; amino-acid sequence: MIEQLFGSKTRVKLLQLFYSNPNRSFYVREITRKIDEQINSVRRELSNLLSIGIISSDTNNNRLYYEVNQDFEHHKSLSKIFGGSNDGVVNEDKPEESDEAQAYKTLGNVDLVIYTGQFTRDQLSGVDLLLVGDVNQTKLNKFIAELENKEGKELNYTVMPKSEFQYRRQINDRFLTTLLGSKHQVVLDRHNMLTPKEPKSKKSKE
- the miaA gene encoding tRNA (adenosine(37)-N6)-dimethylallyltransferase MiaA, with the translated sequence MSDFKERVEALVAEIPKGRVMTYGQIAALAGNARAARIVGGIAHFGNPDLPWQRVVNKSGGLANGYPGGKSGHKQVLEAEGIAVDENYRVDVERLLWRPKQQDSKNPSSILQPPTSKLPLVVIVGPTASGKSALAIELAKKFGGEIIAADSWTVRREVNIGTAKPSQEEQSQVKHHLLDIVNPCDDFTAAVFKDLALEAIEDIGSRGKLPIMVGGTGLYVDGVLFDYGFLPEGDREARQELNALSLKELLRRIESKGLDTDGIDTQNKRRLIRLLETGGAKPTRHDIRSNTLILGVKLPHEMLRKRITARVDAMIEAGLEPEVRELSKKYGWECEALKGIGYQEWREYFCDNQSLADTKMRIVKDTLQLAKRQNTWFKRNKSIHWIHDPSSGVDIVTTFLNKTPA